The Micromonospora siamensis genome contains the following window.
TTGTCCCAAGAAAATTCCCGCCGACTGCATCCGGCGTGGACGGTGCCGGCGAAGTGCTTGGTGGAACACCCCATGTCAGGAGCGCAGAAGGGGAAACACCATGAAGAAGATGCTGTACGCCGCCGGCGTCACCGCCGCGTTCGCCGCCAGCCTCGCCGTCGCCGCGCCCGCCTCGGCCGCCCCGGCCAACGACGGCGCCGCCTGCGTGCAGGCCGGTCTGGGCACGCTGAAGAGCCTGGGCCTGCTCCAGGCCGCCGCCCAGCAGAAGATCGACTACTCGACCCTGGCCGACCCGACCGCCGGCCCGATCTTCGCCGACCTGCCGGAGGGCTCCTACCTCTCCCTCGGCCAGGTCGTGAAGCTGCACACCACCAACCCGGAGCTGTTCGCCTGGTGCTGACGCCCGCGACCGGCGGTTGGAGCTGACGGCCGGTCACGATTCAGGTCCATTGCGGAACCAGGGCCTTCCCGACCGAGGGGAGGCCCTGGTTCGTGTTCCTGGCCGCCCGCCCCGGGGGCCGGCGGCCGATAGGGTGACCGCATGGTGCTGCCGTTCGTGGTCACCCTGCGCGGCTACGACATGCGCCAGGTCGAGGGCCTCTTCACCGAGGTCGACCGTGCCCTGGCCGGCGACAGCGAGGTGGCGCGGGCCGCCGCACGGGACGCCCTTCGGTCGGCTGGCCTGCGCCGTCGGATACGCGGTTACGCGCCCGGCGAGGTGGATGCCGCGATAGCTCACCGGCAGGAGGCACTCTCGTCCCTGGGCGGCCGGCTGCGACCCGTACCGGTGCGACCGGCTGCCGACACGCCGGCTCCGTTCACCGTCGTCGTCGGCGGATACGACATCCGCCAGGTCGACGACCTCCTCGCCACGGCTGACCGTGCGCTGGCCGCCGACAGCGCCGTGGCGCGGGCCGCGGCGCGGGACGCCCTCCGGTCGGCCGACCTGCGCCGTGGGTTGCGCGGGTACGCGCGCCGAGCCGTGGACGAGGCGGTGGCAGAGCGGCTACGGGCTCTCTGACATCGCCCAGCGGTCGGCCCGGTCATGATCCCGCTCGAACATGGAAACAGTGGCCTCCCGGAGCGGGGAGGCCACTGTTTCCTGGATCGAGCACGATCACGCGGGGGTCAGGACAGCGTGCACGCCTTCCCGTTGAGGGTGACCAGGCCGGGGTTCGGGTTGGGGCCGCCGGCGCTTCCGCCGTTGAGCCCGAAGGTGACCTCGGCGCCGGGGAGGATCTTCGCGTTCCACGACTCGTTGCGGGCGGTCACCGTCGCACCGGACTGGGCCAGCCGGGCCGACCAGAAGTTGGTGACGTGCTGGTCGCCGGTGAACGCCCAGCGCACCGACCAGCCGTCCACCGCCGTGGCGCCGGTGTTGCGGACGGTCACCTGGGTGGTGAAGCCCTCCGGCCAGCTGCCGTGCGTGGTGTACGTGGCCATGCAGGTCGGCGCCGGCACCGCCGCCGCGTCGCCCTGGTCGGCGAGGAACGACGCCAGCCAGGCCAGCGCCGAGTTCCAGTTGATCGCGACCTCGTTGGTCGAGTACGAGTTGATGTCGTCGACGTAGCAGAACATCGGCTGGCAGCCGGCGAGCAGCTGGGCGGCGTACGGGTCCTGGATGCCGGCGTTCGCGCCACCGGCCAGCGAGCCGGCGGGCGGGTTCGGCAGCTCCGGGTTCAGCTGGTGGGCGAAGATCCGGCTGTGCTGGTTGTGCGCGTTCCGCTCACCCCAGCCGGTCACGTACGACATGTTCAGCGCGTTGCGGCCGAGCAGGTAGTCGGCGGCCTGCACCGCCCCGTCCCGGTACTTCGCGTCCCGGGTCAGGTCGAAGGCGGTGCCCAGCACGACGGCGTTGTTGACGATGTTGCTGTTGCTGCCCCAGACGTACGCGCCGGCCTCGCCGGGCAGCGGCAGCCCGTACGCCTGCGTCTTCGCGGCGGTCAGGTAGCGGTCGGCGGCGGCGGTGACCGAGGCGCGCACCTTCGCCTTCTCGGTGGCCGGCAGTGTGCTTGGCACGGTGGCCAGGTCGAGGCGGCCCAGCGCGGCCACGCTCTGCCAGCCGAACGCGCCGCCCGCGTCGAAGACGTCGGCGGTGTGCAGCGGGGAGCCGGTCAGGTCGGTCAGGTACGCCTTGTCCCCGGTGGTCAGGAAGAGTTCGACGGCGGCCCAGTAGAACTCGTCGGCGACCTTGTCGTCCTCGTACGCGCCGCCGCCGGTGCCGTCGGTGACGCTGGCGTAGATCGCCGGGTGGGCCTTGGCGGCCGCGTACGCGGTCTTCGCGGCGTCCCGGCAGCGCTGGGCGAACGCGGCGTCGTAGCGGGCGTAGAGCCGGGCGCACTGGGCGCCGACGGCGGCCAGGTTGAGGGTGGCCGCGGTGGACGGCGGGTGCAGCTCGCGTGGCTGCGGGTCGTCCTGCGGGGCGAGCGGCAGGCCGGTCCACGCCCTGTCGTGGATCTTGTGGTGGGCCATCCCGGCCAGCGGCTGGCCGGCCGGCACCTGCATGCGCAGCAGGAACTCCAGCTCCCAGCGGGCCTCGTCGAGGATGTCCGGCACCTTGTTGCCCCGCTCGGGCACCCGCAGAGTCGAGTCGCCCAGCGCGGCGCCGCCGGCGGCGGTCTCGGCGGTCTTGGTCCGCTCGAAGGCGTTGAGCAACTGGTAGGTGGCGATGCCGCCGTTGACCACGTACTTGCCGTGGTCGCCGGCGTCGTACCAGCCGCCGCGCACGTCCAGCTCGTAGTCGCAGACGCCGGGCTGGCAGGGCACGTCGGTGTCGCCCTGGTTGGGCGCCACGCCGAGGTGCCCGGCCGGCCGGGCGTACGCCGCGCCGATCAGGTCGCCGTCGATCGGGGTGCCGCTGCGCTGGGCGTAGAAGAACTGCAACGAGTCGGCGCGCAGCCGGTCGTAGACGGCGCCGGAGATGTCGAACGGGTGGCTGGTCTCGCCGTCGACGACCAGGGTGTAGCCGGTCCCCGGGGTCTTCACGGCGGAGAAGTCGACGGTCTGCACGTTCTGCCCGGAGGCGGCGTCGACCCCGCGCGGCGTGGCGCTGCCGCTGGCCACCACCGTCCCGGCAGCCGACCGCAGCTGCCAGGGCAGCGGGTCGGTGGCCTCGGTGACCACGGTGGCGTTCTTCGGCCCGCCGGGCAGGTAGCCGACCTGGTTGACCCGCACGCGCGGCCCGGTGTCCGGCACGTACGGCGGCGCCGCCTCGCCGCCGCGCAGCGAGACGTTGTCCAGGCAGAAGGTCTGCGCGTCGGCGCTGCCGCCGACCTGGAAGATCAGCTGCGCCGAGGGGTTGTCGGTGCCGGCGGTGAAGGTCTGCTCGACGTGCCGGGCGGCGCCGCTCGCGGCGACCTCGCTGGCGAAGTAGCCGGTGTAGGGGGCGCTGCCCTGCTGGAGCACCGCCTTGACGGTCGCCCCGGGGGTGGCCCGGACGTCGAAGGCGATGGTGTACTCGGCGCCGGCGAGCAGGCGTACCCCCTCCTGGCCGATGCCGGCGTCCCACGGGTTCGCCGTGCCGGCGGCCACGCCGGTGCAGAGCCAGCCGTCGACCACGTCCAGCGGGCCGGTGCCGTAGGAGAACCAGGGGTTCACCCCGGCGGCGAAGTCGCCGTTGGTGAGCTGTTCGGGGGCGTCCGGCGGCACCTCGGCGTACGCCGTGCCGGCGCCCGTGCCGAGGAGGGCCAGGACGGTCGCCGCGGCGAGCGCCGCACGGCGGCGTCGACGGCGGTCAGATGGCATCACGGGGCTGTCCTCCGGTGGTGGGGTCTGCTGCGGTGAGCAGGGAAAACGTTCTCCCGATACTGGGAGCGCTCCCAGCGCTCGATGTTTCCAGTCGGTAACCCGGCTGTCAATCGATCCGACCCGATGAGCTGCGAATCGGCCGGACGGAGGAGGACAGTGAGATTCGCCGCGCCACGCGTCATCGTCCTGATCTCCTAGAGACAATTCCGCCCTCCGCCTGGCAGGCTGCCTCCCATGACCCTGAAGCTTCGTTCCGTCGGGGCGAGCGACCGTGGGCTGATCCGCAGCGGAAACCAGGACGCCCTGCACGCCGGCGCCTGGCTCGTCGCCGTCGCCGACGGCATGGGCGGCATGGCCGCCGGTGACCTCGCCAGCCGGATCGCCATCGACGCGGTCGGGCCGCTCGACCTCGAGACCCCCGAGCACGCCCTGGTCGAGGCGCTACAGAGCGGCATAGAGCTGGCGACCGCCCGGATCCGCCAGGCCGTCGTCGAGGACCCGGAACGACAGGGCATGGGCACCACCCTGACCGCGCTGCTGTTCGCCCGTACCGGCAGCTGCCTGGCGCTGGCCCACGTCGGCGACTCCCGGGCCTACCTGTTCCGCGAGGGGGTGCTCAAGCAGGTCACCCGGGACGACACCTTCGTGCAGATGCTTGTCGACCAGGGTGTGATCAGCCCCGAGGAGGCCAGCAGCCACCCCCGCCGGGCCGTGGTCACCCAGGCGTTGCAGGGCGACGAGGTCTCCCCGGCGTACGCCACGATGGTGCCCCGCCCTGGTGACCGCTGGCTGCTCTGCAGCGACGGGCTCTCCAACGTGGTCCGGCCGGACACCCTCGCCGAGGTGCTCGGCGACCACGCCGACCGGGGCGAGTGCGCCCGCCGGCTGATCGACCTGGCGTTGCGGGCCGGCGGCCCGGACAACGTCACCGTGGTCATCGCCGACGTCACCGACGAGGACTGACCCGCCGGGCCGACGGCCCGGGTCAGCGGCGGCGGGGCGTGGCGTGCCGGGTCGGCGCAGCGGTGGTCGGATCCTCCGGCCACGGGTGCCGTGGGTAGCGTCCGCGCAGCTCGCCACGGACCTGCGGGTAGCCGGTGCGCCAGAACGACGCCAGGTCCGCGGTGACCGCCACCGGCCGGCCGGCGGGGGAGAGCAGGTGCAGCAGCACCGGCACCCGCCCGTCGGCGATCCGGGGCGCGACCGGCCAGCCGAAGGTCTCCTGGAGCTTCACCGCGAGCACCGGGGCGGCCGGGTCCGAGTAGTCCACCCGGACCCGGGAGCCGCTGGGCACCGTGAGCCGCTCCGGCGCCAGCTCGTCCAGCCGGCCCGCCAGGGACCACGGGACCAGCCGGCGCAACGCCGAGGTCACGTCGACCCGGCCGAGGTCGGCCCGGCGGCGGGCGGCGGCCAGCTCCGGGCCGAGCCACTGCGGCGCCGCGGCCAGCAGCGCCTCGTCGTCCACCTCCGGCCACTGGCCGCCCAGCGCCTGCCGGCAGAACGCCAGCCGGGCGCGAAGCGCGTGCGCGGCCGGCGTCCAGCCGAGCAGCCCCAACCCCTCCTGCCGCAGCCCGGTCAGCAGCGCCGTGGCAACCCGCTCCGGATCGGGGCGGGCCAGCGGACGCTCGGTCAGCTCGATCGCACCCAGCCGCACCACCTCCCGGGCCACCACGTCCCCGTTCGACCAGGCGGTCTCCCGCTCCCGGATCAGCAGCGGGCCGGCCACCTCCCGGGCGGTCGCCTCGTCCACCGGCGCGGCCGAACGGACCCGGGCGGTGGGCGCGCCGGGCCGGCGGTCCGCGACCGCGACGGCCAGCCAGGCGGAGCCGGCCAGCCCGGACCCGGGCGCCAGCTCCGCGGCGGTCCCGCCGGCCATCAGGTACGACCCGCCACCGGCGCGCCGGGCCCGTGCCAGCCGCTCCGGGTACGCCAACCCGACCAGCAGCCCCGCGGCCAGATCGTCGGGCAGGTGCTCCCCGACGCCGGTCCCGCCGGCGGGGCGGTCCTCCCCGCGGGCCCGGCCCGCCGCTCCGGCGGTCCGGCCGGCTCCCGGTTGGCCGGTCCTCCGGTGACCGGCACCGGGCTGGCCGGGCGTCGTGCCGGTGGGCTGGCCGGGCGTGGTGCCGGTGGGCTGGCCGGGCGTCGTGCCGGTGGGCTGGCCGGGCGTGGTGCCGGCGGGCAGGGCGGCGCGCAGCCGGCGTACCTCGGCCCGCCAGCGGGCGGTCGCCCCGGCGTCGATCCCCGCCCGCAGCCGCCGCCAGGCGGCCGGCAGGTCGTCGCCCGGCCCGACCACACCCTCCTCCGCCAACAGGGCGACCACCTCGGCGGCCCGGTCCGCGCCGACCCGAGGTGCCCCGTCGAGCAGTGCGCGGGCCAGGCGTGGGTGCGCGCCCGCAGCCGCGATGGCCCGGCCCCGGCCGGTGATCCGCCCGTCGTCGTCCACCGCGCCGAGGCCGGCCAGGGTGTCCCGGGCGACCGTCATGGCGGCGGTCGGCGGCGGATCGGGCAGCGCCAGCCCGGTACCGTCGGGACGGCCCCACGCCGCCAGTTGCAGCGCGAACCCGGTCAGGTCCGCGGTGGCGATCTCCGGCTCCGGTTGGGCGGGCAGCCGCTGGTGGGTGGCCTCCGACCAGCAGCGGTAGACGTACCCGGGGGCCTCCCGGCCGGCCCGGCCGGCGCGCTGGGTGGCGGCCGCGCGGGAGACCGGCACGGTCACCAGCGCGCCCAGCCCACGGGACAGGTCCATCCGGGGCACCCGGGCGAGCCCGGCGTCGACCACCACCCGGACGCCGGGCACGGTCAGGCTGCTCTCCGCCACCGCCGTGGCCAGCACCACCCGCCGCCGGTCCGCGGCTTCCCACCCGGGTTCGGACCCGTCAGGCCGGGACGGCCGGCGCAGGGCCGCGTCCTGGTCGGCGCCGCGCATCCGGCCG
Protein-coding sequences here:
- a CDS encoding glycoside hydrolase family 9 protein yields the protein MPSDRRRRRRAALAAATVLALLGTGAGTAYAEVPPDAPEQLTNGDFAAGVNPWFSYGTGPLDVVDGWLCTGVAAGTANPWDAGIGQEGVRLLAGAEYTIAFDVRATPGATVKAVLQQGSAPYTGYFASEVAASGAARHVEQTFTAGTDNPSAQLIFQVGGSADAQTFCLDNVSLRGGEAAPPYVPDTGPRVRVNQVGYLPGGPKNATVVTEATDPLPWQLRSAAGTVVASGSATPRGVDAASGQNVQTVDFSAVKTPGTGYTLVVDGETSHPFDISGAVYDRLRADSLQFFYAQRSGTPIDGDLIGAAYARPAGHLGVAPNQGDTDVPCQPGVCDYELDVRGGWYDAGDHGKYVVNGGIATYQLLNAFERTKTAETAAGGAALGDSTLRVPERGNKVPDILDEARWELEFLLRMQVPAGQPLAGMAHHKIHDRAWTGLPLAPQDDPQPRELHPPSTAATLNLAAVGAQCARLYARYDAAFAQRCRDAAKTAYAAAKAHPAIYASVTDGTGGGAYEDDKVADEFYWAAVELFLTTGDKAYLTDLTGSPLHTADVFDAGGAFGWQSVAALGRLDLATVPSTLPATEKAKVRASVTAAADRYLTAAKTQAYGLPLPGEAGAYVWGSNSNIVNNAVVLGTAFDLTRDAKYRDGAVQAADYLLGRNALNMSYVTGWGERNAHNQHSRIFAHQLNPELPNPPAGSLAGGANAGIQDPYAAQLLAGCQPMFCYVDDINSYSTNEVAINWNSALAWLASFLADQGDAAAVPAPTCMATYTTHGSWPEGFTTQVTVRNTGATAVDGWSVRWAFTGDQHVTNFWSARLAQSGATVTARNESWNAKILPGAEVTFGLNGGSAGGPNPNPGLVTLNGKACTLS
- a CDS encoding PP2C family protein-serine/threonine phosphatase, with the translated sequence MTLKLRSVGASDRGLIRSGNQDALHAGAWLVAVADGMGGMAAGDLASRIAIDAVGPLDLETPEHALVEALQSGIELATARIRQAVVEDPERQGMGTTLTALLFARTGSCLALAHVGDSRAYLFREGVLKQVTRDDTFVQMLVDQGVISPEEASSHPRRAVVTQALQGDEVSPAYATMVPRPGDRWLLCSDGLSNVVRPDTLAEVLGDHADRGECARRLIDLALRAGGPDNVTVVIADVTDED